From a single Photobacterium gaetbulicola Gung47 genomic region:
- a CDS encoding ATP-dependent protease ATP-binding subunit HslU (COG1220) codes for MSEMTPREIVHELDRHIIGQDKAKRAVAIALRNRWRRMQLPEELRVEVTPKNILMIGPTGVGKTEIARRLAKLANAPFIKVEATKFTEVGYVGKEVETIIRDLTDVAVKMTHQQAMEKVRFRAEELAEDRILDILLPPARDAWGQNEEADNNSSARQSFRKKLREGKLDDKEIEIDVAAPQMGVEIMAPPGMEEMTNQLQGMFQNLAGNTTKKRKMKIKDAMKAATEEEAAKLVNQEELKEQAIFAVENNGIVFLDEIDKICKRGDTSGPDVSREGVQRDLLPLVEGSTVSTKHGMVRTDHILFVASGAFQVAKPSDLIPELQGRLPIRVELEALTSNDFKRILTEPNASLTEQYKALMATESVDIEFAESGINKLAEAAWQVNERTENIGARRLHTVMERLMEELSYDASEKSGDKIVIDDTYVTSRLGELVEDEDLSRFIL; via the coding sequence ATGTCTGAAATGACTCCTCGCGAAATCGTCCATGAGCTTGACCGCCACATTATCGGTCAGGACAAAGCTAAGCGTGCAGTGGCCATTGCCCTGCGTAACCGCTGGCGCCGCATGCAACTCCCTGAAGAGCTGCGTGTCGAAGTCACCCCGAAGAATATTCTTATGATCGGCCCAACCGGTGTCGGTAAAACCGAAATTGCCCGCCGCCTGGCCAAACTGGCCAATGCGCCGTTCATCAAGGTCGAAGCCACCAAGTTCACCGAAGTGGGCTACGTGGGTAAAGAAGTCGAAACCATCATTCGCGATCTGACGGATGTCGCAGTGAAGATGACCCACCAACAGGCGATGGAAAAAGTGCGCTTCCGCGCCGAAGAACTGGCCGAAGACCGTATCCTGGATATCCTGCTGCCGCCGGCACGCGATGCCTGGGGCCAGAACGAAGAAGCCGACAACAACTCTTCGGCCCGCCAGTCATTCCGCAAAAAGCTGCGTGAAGGCAAGCTGGATGACAAGGAAATCGAAATTGATGTTGCCGCCCCGCAAATGGGTGTCGAGATCATGGCGCCTCCAGGCATGGAAGAGATGACCAACCAGCTTCAGGGCATGTTCCAGAACCTGGCGGGCAACACCACCAAGAAGCGAAAAATGAAAATCAAGGACGCGATGAAAGCCGCGACCGAAGAAGAAGCCGCCAAGCTGGTTAACCAGGAAGAGCTCAAAGAGCAGGCGATCTTCGCGGTCGAGAACAACGGTATCGTATTCCTCGACGAAATTGACAAGATCTGTAAACGCGGCGACACCTCCGGCCCGGATGTATCGCGCGAAGGTGTCCAACGCGACCTGCTACCGCTGGTTGAAGGCAGCACAGTCTCAACCAAGCACGGCATGGTACGTACCGACCACATCCTGTTCGTGGCCTCTGGTGCTTTCCAAGTGGCCAAGCCATCAGACCTGATCCCTGAGCTGCAGGGCCGTCTGCCGATCCGTGTAGAGCTGGAAGCCCTGACCAGCAACGACTTCAAGCGCATCCTGACCGAGCCGAATGCGTCTCTGACCGAGCAGTACAAAGCCCTGATGGCAACCGAGTCGGTGGACATCGAGTTTGCCGAGAGCGGGATCAACAAGCTGGCCGAAGCGGCATGGCAGGTGAACGAACGTACCGAGAATATCGGTGCCCGCCGGCTGCACACGGTGATGGAACGTCTGATGGAAGAGCTGTCTTACGACGCTTCTGAGAAATCCGGCGACAAGATTGTGATCGACGATACCTACGTGACATCACGCCTGGGCGAGCTAGTCGAAGACGAAGATCTCAGCCGCTTCATCCTGTGA
- a CDS encoding ATP-dependent protease peptidase subunit (COG5405) — protein MTTIVSVRRNGKVVIAGDGQVSLGNTVMKGNARKVRRLYNNKVLAGFAGGTADAFTLFERFERKLEMHQGHLLKAAVELAKDWRTDRMLRKLEALLAVADETGSLIITGNGDVVQPENDLIAIGSGGNFAQAAATALLENTDLSAREIAEKSLKIAGDICVFTNQFHTIEELEEK, from the coding sequence GTGACAACTATCGTATCTGTTCGTCGAAACGGTAAAGTCGTTATCGCTGGTGATGGCCAGGTATCCCTGGGCAACACCGTTATGAAAGGTAACGCCCGCAAAGTGCGCCGTTTATACAACAACAAAGTGCTGGCTGGCTTTGCCGGCGGTACAGCGGACGCCTTCACCCTATTCGAGCGTTTCGAGCGCAAGCTGGAAATGCACCAAGGCCACCTGCTAAAAGCGGCAGTGGAACTGGCAAAAGACTGGCGTACCGACCGTATGCTACGCAAACTGGAAGCCCTGCTGGCCGTCGCTGATGAGACCGGCTCGCTGATCATCACAGGTAACGGTGATGTGGTTCAGCCTGAAAACGACCTGATCGCCATTGGCTCAGGCGGCAACTTCGCCCAAGCCGCAGCAACAGCCCTGCTGGAGAACACCGATCTCAGCGCCCGCGAAATCGCCGAGAAATCACTGAAAATTGCCGGTGATATCTGCGTCTTCACCAACCAGTTCCACACCATTGAAGAGCTTGAAGAGAAATAA
- a CDS encoding cell division protein (COG3087), with the protein MATKDYVKRGRAAAKKPRGNRNQAPSNGFPFKWAAVALCLVGALGYGLYFLSANPAPQSQPKTSPPAAKSEPAKPVKPQPVTTPKTTKPLPPKPEEKWRYIEELENKEVQVEAKKEQAPTRPYLMQCGAYRSESQAEERKAMIAFQGLTSQVKVSQGEKGNWYRVVLGPYPQKRKAESDRNQLRRAGIEPCAIWFWE; encoded by the coding sequence GTGGCTACCAAAGATTACGTCAAACGCGGCCGAGCCGCCGCCAAGAAACCCCGTGGCAACCGCAATCAAGCCCCAAGTAATGGTTTCCCGTTCAAATGGGCCGCTGTCGCCCTGTGCTTGGTCGGTGCCTTGGGCTATGGACTGTACTTCCTGTCCGCCAACCCGGCGCCCCAATCTCAGCCGAAAACCAGCCCACCGGCAGCCAAGTCTGAGCCGGCCAAGCCGGTCAAACCGCAACCTGTGACCACGCCCAAAACGACCAAGCCGCTACCGCCGAAGCCGGAGGAGAAGTGGCGTTACATCGAAGAGCTGGAAAACAAGGAAGTCCAGGTTGAAGCCAAGAAAGAGCAAGCTCCTACCCGCCCGTACCTGATGCAGTGCGGCGCCTACCGCAGCGAGAGCCAAGCCGAAGAGCGCAAGGCGATGATTGCCTTCCAGGGGTTGACCAGCCAAGTCAAGGTCAGCCAGGGCGAAAAAGGCAACTGGTACCGGGTGGTGCTCGGCCCGTACCCGCAAAAGCGCAAGGCGGAGAGTGATCGCAACCAGCTGCGCCGTGCCGGTATCGAGCCATGCGCGATCTGGTTCTGGGAATAA